From Chryseotalea sp. WA131a:
GGTTCTACGTCTTCCGTATTCACCTCTTTCAACTTTTCTACAAATTGCAGCATGTTGTTCATATCGCTCAGCATCTTGTCGGTATCTTCCTCTTTTAGTTCAAGCCGTGAGAGGTGTGCAATTTTTTGTAGTGTTTCTTTGTCGATCATTATTTTAAGGGAGATAGGAGTTAGTAGAAATGCTGAATACTGGACACCGAATACTGATTACCGACCTTACCACTTACCACTTACCACTCACCTATTCCACGTCCTAAGTTCATTATCAATCACATTAAACACACGCTCTTTCAATTCATTCACCTGTTCCAGCTTCATTCCTGTGGTTTCAATGGGTTCATGAAAGATTACATGCACGCTGCCACGTTGTAGTATCAGTTTGTCGTCCGGTAAAATTATCCAATTATTGGGTATCGTCACGGGCACAACTGCAATTTGTTTTTCAATGGCTGCGCGAAAAGCGCCATCTTTGAAAGGCACCATCGCGGGAGGCTGTTTGGTGATAATCCCACCTTCGGGATAGATCACCAAGCTCTTGCCTTCTTCTAACGCCTTCATGCTTGCAATTAGTGTAGTCGAGCGGCTCTTTAAACTTTTGCGATCCACCGTAATATGTAGTTTATGATACATAAATCCAAAGAGTGGAATTTTCTCCATGTCGTTCTTTCCCACAAAAATAGTATTGATTGGACTCAGCCCCATCGTGGGAATATCCAAGTATGAAAAGTGATTCGGGCAGAAAACGTATTGCTTTCGTTTGTCTAACGGTGCACGGCAAGCTATTCTAACCGGCAGCAAACAAAGCGCAAACATGGCCTTCGCCCACCACCGGTTGAAGACGCCCACTAACCGAAACTGACTTGGCAGTGCGATGGGTATGAGCAAGAGTGGAAAAAACAACAGAAACAGGAGCGAGAAAACAACAAATCCGTAAGTGGTGTGAACG
This genomic window contains:
- the gatC gene encoding Asp-tRNA(Asn)/Glu-tRNA(Gln) amidotransferase subunit GatC, translated to MMIDKETLQKIAHLSRLELKEEDTDKMLSDMNNMLQFVEKLKEVNTEDVEPLTTMSHEINALREDDLKPHLDHERALEGAPKRDAHYFRVPKVLE
- a CDS encoding 1-acyl-sn-glycerol-3-phosphate acyltransferase, translated to MHWVRIVHTTYGFVVFSLLFLLFFPLLLIPIALPSQFRLVGVFNRWWAKAMFALCLLPVRIACRAPLDKRKQYVFCPNHFSYLDIPTMGLSPINTIFVGKNDMEKIPLFGFMYHKLHITVDRKSLKSRSTTLIASMKALEEGKSLVIYPEGGIITKQPPAMVPFKDGAFRAAIEKQIAVVPVTIPNNWIILPDDKLILQRGSVHVIFHEPIETTGMKLEQVNELKERVFNVIDNELRTWNR